The following are encoded together in the Aciduricibacillus chroicocephali genome:
- a CDS encoding N-acetylneuraminate synthase family protein, which translates to MRNNQIVIGDRKTGINFPPLIVAEIGINHEGSVTVAKEMVDAAYEAGAEVIKHQTHIIKDEMSKAAKRVIPGNTDVSIYEVMERCALNEQDEITLKNYVESKGMIFLSTPFSREAADRLEKMNVVAYKIGSGECNNYPLIEHIASFGKPMIVSTGMNDINSVRKTVEILEKHQVQYALLHCTNIYPTPPHLVRLGGMQELQNAFPNAVIGLSDHTLNNNAALAATALGASILERHFTDSFDRQGPDIEVSMGPEELKGLIKGSAEIAQMRGGKKEAAKEEQVTIDFAFATVVTTVALSKGDILTEENIWVKRPGTGEIKAESYKGLLGRKVIKDILQDEHLKWSDLAD; encoded by the coding sequence ATGAGGAATAATCAAATCGTTATTGGAGATAGGAAAACAGGTATTAATTTTCCTCCATTAATTGTTGCTGAAATAGGTATTAATCACGAAGGCAGCGTCACTGTAGCCAAAGAAATGGTAGACGCAGCTTATGAAGCTGGTGCTGAGGTTATAAAACATCAAACTCATATCATTAAAGATGAGATGAGCAAAGCTGCTAAGAGAGTTATCCCTGGAAATACAGATGTATCAATATATGAAGTAATGGAACGATGTGCTTTAAACGAACAAGATGAAATTACTCTTAAGAATTATGTCGAAAGCAAGGGCATGATCTTTTTAAGCACCCCTTTTTCTAGGGAAGCGGCTGATCGACTTGAAAAAATGAATGTAGTAGCTTATAAGATAGGTTCTGGAGAGTGCAATAATTATCCATTAATTGAACATATAGCTTCGTTTGGAAAACCTATGATTGTGTCTACAGGCATGAATGATATTAATAGCGTACGTAAAACTGTAGAAATTCTTGAAAAGCATCAAGTACAGTATGCGTTGCTTCATTGCACAAATATTTATCCAACACCACCTCATTTGGTAAGACTAGGCGGTATGCAAGAGTTACAAAATGCTTTTCCTAATGCTGTAATTGGGCTCTCTGATCATACGCTTAATAATAATGCCGCACTTGCAGCCACTGCTCTCGGCGCCTCTATTCTTGAGCGACATTTTACTGATTCTTTTGATCGACAAGGGCCAGATATTGAGGTGTCCATGGGGCCTGAAGAATTAAAAGGACTAATTAAGGGAAGTGCAGAGATTGCTCAAATGAGAGGCGGTAAGAAAGAGGCTGCGAAGGAAGAACAGGTTACAATTGACTTTGCATTTGCTACAGTAGTTACAACTGTAGCTTTATCAAAAGGAGATATCCTGACAGAAGAAAATATTTGGGTGAAGCGACCGGGTACTGGAGAAATTAAGGCAGAATCGTATAAGGGGCTGCTGGGAAGAAAAGTTATTAAAGATATACTGCAGGATGAGCATTTAAAGTGGAGCGATCTTGCTGACTAA
- the neuC gene encoding UDP-N-acetylglucosamine 2-epimerase gives MKKIVFLSGTRADYGKIKSLMKKVDSSPRFELHIFVTGMHMLSRYGSTWSEIEKDGFQNLYKFINQYQGSDMDTTLSNTIMGFGNYVKELNPDLIVVHGDRLEALAGAIVGAFNNIKVAHIEGGEISGTIDESIRHAITKFSHLHFVSNEAAKTRVIQMGERTNDIFVIGSPDIDIMLSDELPDLEIVKKRYEIAFDNYALLMYHPVTTQNEKMKRHVETLINSVKKSNYNYVVVYPNNDPGSEFILEEYKRLEKDKHFKVFPSIRFEYFLTLLKNSDFIIGNSSAGIRETGVYGIPAIDVGNRQKNRYNNNTSSNIFHAVEEEEDILDKIKQAMLYNGVPTKGYGEGNSDKRFMNVLEEKAIWNLEIQKNFIDVIN, from the coding sequence ATGAAAAAAATAGTATTCTTGAGTGGAACCAGAGCTGATTATGGGAAAATCAAATCTTTAATGAAAAAAGTAGACTCAAGCCCTCGATTTGAATTGCATATTTTTGTAACTGGTATGCACATGCTTTCGAGATACGGATCCACATGGAGTGAAATTGAAAAAGATGGGTTTCAGAATCTTTATAAGTTCATTAACCAATATCAAGGTTCGGATATGGATACCACTTTAAGTAACACAATTATGGGGTTCGGTAACTACGTAAAAGAATTGAATCCAGATCTGATTGTTGTGCATGGTGATCGTCTTGAAGCGCTAGCTGGTGCAATAGTCGGTGCATTTAACAATATTAAAGTTGCTCATATTGAAGGAGGAGAGATTTCGGGAACAATTGATGAGTCAATTAGACACGCAATTACTAAATTCTCTCACCTCCATTTTGTGAGCAATGAAGCAGCCAAAACACGTGTAATTCAGATGGGAGAACGGACCAATGACATATTTGTCATTGGTTCACCCGATATTGACATTATGTTATCTGATGAACTTCCAGACTTGGAGATAGTTAAAAAGAGGTATGAAATTGCATTTGATAACTATGCACTCTTAATGTATCATCCGGTGACTACACAGAACGAAAAAATGAAACGACATGTTGAAACTTTAATTAATTCTGTGAAAAAGTCGAATTATAACTATGTAGTTGTCTATCCTAATAATGATCCAGGAAGCGAATTTATATTGGAAGAGTATAAACGCTTGGAGAAAGATAAGCATTTTAAAGTATTTCCCTCAATTCGATTTGAATATTTTTTAACTTTGTTAAAAAATAGTGACTTTATAATTGGGAATTCAAGTGCAGGTATAAGAGAGACAGGTGTGTACGGAATCCCAGCTATTGATGTCGGCAATAGACAAAAGAACCGTTATAACAATAATACCTCCTCTAACATCTTCCATGCGGTTGAAGAAGAGGAAGATATTTTAGATAAAATAAAGCAAGCTATGCTATACAATGGGGTTCCTACAAAAGGTTACGGAGAAGGTAACAGTGATAAGCGATTTATGAATGTTCTTGAGGAAAAAGCAATATGGAATCTTGAAATTCAGAAAAACTTCATAGATGTTATAAATTAG
- a CDS encoding cytidylyltransferase domain-containing protein — protein MYKKNTFLAVIPARGGSKGIPGKNIVNVQGKPLIEYTIDAAKESKYLDQVIVSTDDDNIKACAINAGAEVPFIRPAYLATDTAKTIDVLIHAVNELKKCGESYDFLVLLQPTQPLRKSFHIDEAIVKMCDGGYDNIVSVSPVSEHPILMRKVNGNDKLSNLLGVNSTVRRQDFLKVYKVNGAIYINKIDNSFNQDLSLNDNKVPYFMNSKYDLDIDSYRDLKLLDLILAEKL, from the coding sequence ATGTACAAAAAAAATACATTTTTAGCAGTAATTCCTGCCAGAGGTGGTAGCAAAGGAATACCGGGTAAAAATATTGTTAATGTACAGGGGAAGCCGTTAATTGAGTATACGATAGATGCGGCTAAAGAATCTAAATACCTTGATCAGGTAATCGTTTCGACAGATGATGACAATATAAAAGCATGCGCCATTAACGCGGGGGCGGAAGTGCCATTTATCAGACCTGCTTATTTAGCAACAGATACTGCAAAGACAATAGATGTTCTGATCCATGCAGTTAATGAATTAAAAAAATGTGGAGAGAGCTATGATTTTCTAGTTCTTTTACAGCCAACCCAGCCTTTGAGAAAAAGCTTTCATATCGATGAGGCGATAGTAAAAATGTGTGATGGTGGTTACGATAATATTGTTAGTGTTTCTCCAGTAAGTGAGCATCCTATCTTAATGAGAAAAGTTAATGGGAACGATAAACTATCAAACTTATTAGGTGTAAACAGTACCGTTAGACGACAAGATTTCTTAAAGGTATATAAAGTAAATGGTGCTATTTATATAAATAAAATTGACAATTCGTTTAATCAGGATTTGAGTTTAAATGACAATAAAGTGCCTTATTTTATGAATTCTAAATATGATTTGGATATCGATTCGTATAGAGATTTAAAGTTGCTAGATTTAATCCTAGCCGAAAAACTTTAA
- a CDS encoding solute carrier family 23 protein produces the protein MTMVGSFMVPVIVGTAIGLDAKSLAYLVSAIMLTSGLAILIQVIGIGKGIGSRLPIVLGSSFITLGPMIIIGKQYGLPVLFGSIIGSGIIIILLSFFLDKLLILFPKVVTGTFITIMGITLAPVAFRDFAGGEGTPEFGSPKNMVIGLIVLAIVLLLHKFGKGFVKTMSLLIGVIVGTIIAGVMGMIDFSPVADANWGQVVTPFHFGMPVFNVSAIITMTVFSLINLIQCLGAYSVIDEAFGTKTSNKVIVRGLRGQAVAQVVSGTFNSVPHAFLNENIGVAALSGVKSRYVQITTACILVVLSFLPKFAAIITIIPASVRGGAMLAIFGIIIAAGISILSQVNMSENHNNLIVGTSMAIGIGSNFVTEAFTKLPRMAEMLFGNGLFSAAVVAVLLNVAFNFDTLRKPKESKVALEERDVKKQAIE, from the coding sequence ATGACAATGGTTGGTTCATTTATGGTTCCTGTTATAGTCGGAACTGCAATTGGTCTTGATGCTAAGAGTCTTGCCTATTTGGTTTCTGCCATCATGCTTACGAGCGGATTGGCTATATTGATTCAGGTTATTGGGATTGGTAAAGGAATTGGATCAAGATTACCGATCGTATTGGGATCTTCTTTCATTACTCTTGGACCGATGATTATAATCGGAAAACAATACGGACTACCTGTTCTTTTCGGTTCTATTATCGGATCAGGAATAATCATTATCCTTTTATCATTTTTCCTTGATAAATTACTAATTTTGTTCCCAAAAGTTGTAACAGGAACATTCATTACAATTATGGGTATTACACTTGCTCCAGTAGCATTTAGAGACTTTGCAGGTGGAGAAGGTACACCTGAATTTGGTTCACCAAAGAATATGGTTATCGGTTTAATCGTATTAGCGATCGTTCTATTGCTTCACAAGTTTGGTAAAGGTTTTGTGAAAACGATGTCATTGCTAATCGGTGTAATAGTAGGTACTATTATTGCCGGTGTAATGGGAATGATTGATTTCAGCCCTGTAGCAGACGCAAATTGGGGACAAGTTGTAACTCCGTTCCATTTCGGAATGCCTGTGTTTAATGTAAGCGCAATTATTACAATGACTGTTTTCTCTTTGATTAACCTAATTCAATGTTTAGGTGCATATTCAGTCATCGACGAAGCATTTGGTACGAAAACATCGAACAAGGTAATTGTTCGAGGACTAAGAGGACAAGCAGTCGCTCAAGTCGTATCAGGTACGTTCAACTCCGTTCCACATGCTTTCTTGAATGAGAACATCGGTGTAGCAGCACTTAGTGGTGTGAAAAGCCGATATGTACAAATTACAACTGCTTGTATCCTTGTCGTTCTCAGCTTCTTGCCAAAGTTTGCAGCAATCATCACAATCATACCTGCCAGTGTACGTGGCGGTGCGATGCTAGCGATTTTCGGGATCATTATTGCAGCAGGGATTTCTATCCTCTCTCAAGTCAATATGTCTGAGAATCATAATAATTTGATTGTTGGTACGAGTATGGCTATCGGTATCGGTTCAAACTTTGTAACGGAAGCGTTTACTAAGTTACCTCGTATGGCAGAAATGCTGTTTGGTAATGGACTGTTCTCAGCCGCTGTAGTAGCAGTGCTTCTAAACGTTGCCTTTAATTTTGATACTTTAAGAAAACCTAAAGAATCAAAAGTGGCTCTTGAAGAGCGAGACGTTAAAAAACAAGCTATAGAATAA